The following coding sequences lie in one Ammoniphilus sp. CFH 90114 genomic window:
- a CDS encoding YcdB/YcdC domain-containing protein — MKTETEPLSVEGYMERKWGDKLRRFRESSLMVHQEKKTGRLVGFHRMGSAKAGLASLRREQCWRKAEQFLRIVFPDYVNYLQIEIDKERSDEEPRDREFFYLPVYIDGVPVNHERVTISISTSTGEICTYRSVSYEMIQELSRRSFIRASRHKLPLIAMFNKCSFVLPGSWTKMKRCQPIGCSIFRLPFMALRAVIERCDMSMQSQASLFGKGRIQRVKPGVPKLGKPGF, encoded by the coding sequence ATGAAAACGGAAACGGAACCATTGTCAGTAGAGGGATACATGGAGAGAAAATGGGGTGACAAACTCCGGAGGTTTAGGGAATCATCGCTCATGGTACACCAAGAAAAGAAAACTGGTCGCCTTGTCGGGTTTCATCGGATGGGCAGCGCAAAGGCTGGGCTTGCATCACTGAGACGGGAGCAATGTTGGAGGAAGGCGGAACAATTTTTGCGTATCGTATTTCCGGATTACGTAAATTATCTTCAAATCGAAATCGATAAAGAGCGTTCAGACGAGGAACCTCGTGATCGTGAATTTTTTTATTTGCCAGTCTATATTGACGGAGTCCCTGTGAATCATGAGAGGGTCACCATCAGTATCAGCACTTCAACAGGAGAGATCTGTACATATAGGAGCGTTTCATATGAAATGATTCAAGAATTGTCACGTCGAAGTTTCATCCGGGCATCACGCCACAAGTTGCCTTTGATCGCTATGTTCAACAAATGCAGCTTCGTCTTACCTGGTTCTTGGACGAAGATGAAGAGGTGCCAGCCTATCGGCTGCTCTATATTCCGACTACCCTTTATGGCCTTGAGGGCAGTGATCGAACGTTGCGATATGTCGATGCAATCACAGGCGAGCTTATTTGGGAAAGGTAGAATTCAACGAGTAAAGCCGGGAGTTCCTAAGCTTGGGAAACCTGGCTTTTAG